The following is a genomic window from Rhizobium sp. NRK18.
GCCGTGGCGCTTGACGAAGTCGTTGATCGGCGCATTGGCGGGGCCGGTGTCAAAGGCGACGAGCTGGCCTGCGCCGTCCGTCCAGGTGACGTTGCCGACTCCGCCGAGATTGAGAATGGCCGCGCGGCCGTTGCTGTCGGCGGTCGCAAGCAGGGCGGCATGATAGGCGGCGGCGAGCGGCGCACCCTGTCCGCCGGTTCTGACATCGATGCTGCGGAAATCATAGGCAACCTTGACGCCGAGGAGTTCGCTCATCAGGGCGCCATCGCCAAGCTGCCGGGTGGCGCCGATGCGGCCGGGTTGCGGCGCTCTATGGAGAACGGTCTGGCCGTGAAAGCCGACGATGCCGATGTCGCTCATCGACAGACCGGCGTCCCGGACCAAGGCGGCGACGGCGGCCGATTGCGCCCGCGTCAGGGTCTCTTCGGCCTTTGCAAAGATCTCGGGTTCGGGTCCGTCGAAGTTCCAGGCACGCGCCTGCCGAAGGGTCTCTTCAAGCAGCTCGCGGGTTTCCGCCGGATAAGGAGCCAGTGTGTAGGATCCGAAAGCCTCGACGCTTTCCCCGTCTGTCTTCAACAAGGCGACGTCGATATTTCCGTCGAGCACCGTGCCCGTCATCAGTCCGACAGCCCAAATTGGGTCCACGCTTCAATCCTCTAGAACGATGACGGCCGCCCGTTTCCGCGCGGCCTGCAGTTCGAATGCGCCGGCTAGCGTCCTCAGGGAAGCTGCATCACCGAGAAGAACAGTCCCAGCTGCCGGATCGCGTTGGCAAAGCTCTCATATTCGACCGGCTTGGTGATGTAGACGTTGGCGCCGAGGTCGTAGCAGCGCTGGATTTCCATCTCGTCGTCCGTGGTGGTCAGGATGACGATCGGCAGCCGTTTTGTGTGCTGGTTGTTCTTGACCTGCTCCAGGATTTCCGTCCCGGACATGTCCGGCAGATTGAGGTCGAGCAGGATCAACAGGTAGCGGTCGGCGGATACTTCGCCGCTCCGATCCTCGCCGAGAATATAGTCCATCGCAGACGTGCCGTCGGTAAACGGCATGATCTGGTTGCTGACGCCGGCCCGGCGGATGTTCTTCTCGATCAGTTTCGCATGGCCTTCGTCGTCCTCGACCATGACGATGGTCACTTCCTTGCCGCTTGCCTTCATACTCAAACACTCCTCAGGACCTGCGTCAGGTCGGCTGGTATTCTCAAAGTAAACGTCGATCCGACGCCTGGTTCGGACCGGACAGAGATATCGCCGCCGAGGTTTCGCGCCAGGGATCGGACATGCGCAAGACCGATGCCTTCACCTGTCTGGTCCTGCGGGCCCGCCCGACGGAATAGCTCGAACACGCGTTCCATGTCGTCGGCGCCGATACCGCGGCCGTTGTCGATCACTTCGGCTTCGAGCATCTTCCCCTTCAGGCTTGCCTTGATGACAACCTGCGGCGGACGATTCTTGTTCCGGTACTTCAAAGCATTATCGATGAGGTTGGTAAATATCTGCTCAAGAGAAAGCCGGTCGCTGACAACAAACATCGGTGGAGACTGGACTTCGATCGAGCCATCGGCGGAATCGGCAATATGGTGGAGGCTGGCCGCGCTGTTGTCGAGAATCTCCTTCAGGTTGAAGCGCTCCGGCTTCAACTGGCGTCGGCCGTCCCGGGAGATTTTCAGGATGGCGCTGATCAGCCCGTCCATCTTCGAGGTCGACGAGCGGATGAAGGCGAGGGCTTCGGGCACATCCTCCCTCGCGGCGTTCCGCGCATCGGTGATTTCCTGCTCGCTGAGCGGTTCTCCGTCGGCCAGTACATAGGCCTGCAACTGCTTGAGCGACATCTCCAGTTCGCTGGTGAAACCCATGATGTTGACCAGAGGCGCGCGCAGGTCATGGGTCACGATATAGGCATAGCGCTGGATTTCCTGGTTGGCCTTGACCAGATCGTCCGTTCGCTCGACCACGCGCTGTTCGAGATCCTCGTTCAGCCTCAGCACTTCGCGGCGCGTGGCATTGATCGACTGGATATGGCGCATGATCACGAAGATGGCGCCGCCGAGCACGATGACGATTGCGACGCCGGCGCCGAGCACGATCCACTTCAGCGTGACCGAACCGCGGAGCTGCTTGGCAATGTTGGCCTGGATATGGGTATCGGAGATGTCGATGATATTCTGCATCCGGGTACGAATGCCTTCCATGACCTTCTGGCCGAAGCCCTGTTGGACGACCCGGATCGCCTGCTGGGTATCTCCTGATTTCGCCAGCCTGATGGTGCTGGCCATTTCCTGCAGCTTGGAGTCGATCAGCTCGTATAGCGGCTGCATGTCGCCCTGATAGGACTGGTCTCCCGCGATCAGTCCGGAAAGCTTGGCTTCCGCGGTGCGGATCTCGCCGACGGCCTCGTTATAGGGTGTCAGAAAATCCTCGTTCAGTGTCAGAAGATATCCACGCTGACCGGTTTCTGCGTCCTGCAGCAGGCTGAACAGGTCGGCAGCCGAACTCCGGATCGCGCGCTCGTCGACCAGTGTCTGGAAGGAATCGTGTGTTCGCTGGACGAGAAGAAGTGCGGAACCGATGATCGCAAGCAGCATCGCAAGACCGAATATGATCATCAGCAGCGATATGCGCACGAAGCTCTTGTTGAACGTCATCGAATTCCTTTCCGATCGTCCCCAACTCGCGGATTTATCCGACGCGGCGTTCCCGGCCGGGGGCGTTTCATCCATATGTGGCAACACTTTATCCATCCGCCCGACTGTTTCCACCCCCCTTCAGCAACAAAACCGCGCCCCCTGGTGGAGAGGGCGCGGTCATGCTTGGGAGGATGTAGTCGGGGCCAGGCTTAGTGGCGGCCGAGCCAGGTGTCGATTTCCTTTTCAGCCTCTTCCTGGCTCTTGCCGTAGGCTTCCTGGATGCGGCCGGCGAGCTGCTTACGGTTGCCGGCCACGACGTCGAGATCGTCGTTGGTCAGCTTGCCCCACTGGCTCTGGACCTTGCCTTTGAATTGTTCCCAGTTTCCTTCGATCTGATTCCAGTTCATGGGTGTCTCCTTTGTATAGTTGGCAGAATTTCATTCGCCCTCATCAACGTTGCCGCCTGTCTTTCGTTCCCGGTGAGCGTGCATCTTTGATGTTGGAGATTCGGTGGACAGTGGAAGGAACAAAGCGCGACGGTCGGCGTTGTCCTGTCAGTTATCAATGCAAACCAACGACAGGAGACGCACATGGCTACTGCCACTGTTCTGAAGAATAATGCGAAGACCGATTATGCCAGCGCTGCTGATATTGAAGAGCAGCTGCAGAAGCTGAGCGCCGACGTCGCGGCGCTGACCAAGACGATGGCGGACTTCGGCAACGGCAAGATGGATGAAGCCGTCAAGCAGGCCCGCACGCTCAAGGACGATATGGTCGAACGGTCCGCTGTGGTTGCCGCCGACACCAAAAAGCGCCTCGTCAGCGCCGAGAGCGATTTCGAAGATCAGGTTCGCGCCCATCCGCTGGCAGCCATCGGCATTGCCGCCGGTGTCGGCTTTCTCGCGGCGCTCATGTCCAAAAGGTGAGTTCGTGACTTCAATCGCGGGACTCATCACCCGAACGCTCGTCGGCAGTTTTCTGCCGACGACGGAGAAGGTTCAACGAAACGCGCTCGGCGGCGCGATTATCGCGGTGCTGGTCATTACGGCCTACATCGCCTCGATGATCGGCGCCTGGTTCGCCCTGTTGCCGTACTACGGCCCTGCAATCAGCTGTGCGCTCATCGCGGCCGGCACGCTCTTCGTCGCGCTGATCGTTTGGGGCGTCACCGCCGAACTCAACCGGCGGGCTCGTCACAAACTGCAACTGGAGCGCCAGGCGCGGGCGGCGTCGATCGACAGCCAGCTCGTTCAGGGTGCGATGTCGACGATGCCGGCGATGCTTCGGGAAAGTCCTGTCGCCACGCTCGTCTTCGTATCCGGCCTTGCCTATGCACTGATGAAATCCCAGCGCGCCGATCCGAAATAGGGTCAAAACGCTCGCGCATTCATCGCGCAGGTTGGCCGACAGAGGAAACACTCACGCTTCCATGATGGAACGAAAGGATAAGACAATGGCTACGACCGCAAAGGTCCTTCAGGCGCATTCTCATGCGGAAGACATCGATATCGGCTTGACGAAGGCTTACCGCAAGGAAATGGCCGGTCACCTCACCGAAATCTTGAACGGCACGTACAAGCTGACGATCAAGAGCCATATCTATCACTGGAACGTCGTCGGGCCGCTGTTCAAGCCGTTGCACGAACTGACGGAAGCGCATTACGAGGCGCTTTTTGCAGCGGCCGACGTCATTGCCGAGCGTATCCGTGCGATCGGTCACCTGGCCCCGGTCGACATGGGCGCCACCGCCAACTTCACGCCGAAGGCCGGCGATACCGCGCATGACACCGCCAAGGGCATGGTCGCCGACCTCATCGCCGACCATGAAGATGCGGTCAAGAAGATGCGCAAGGCAGGCGAGAAGGCCGGAGACGCCGGCGACCTCGTGACTGAAGACATGCTTACCCAGCATCTGACCTTCCACGAGAAGGCTCTTTGGATGCTGCGTGCCATCATTTCCGAGTGATGGCCTGAAAGACGCACGCACTTTCGACGGCGGGATGCCGCCGTCGATCCCCGGACGTGAAATCCGACACTGAAAGGAGGCCGACAATGGAACATGATCTGTTGCGCCAGGCGAAAGCCGTCAGGGACGATTCGGCGCTGAATGACCAGGACAAGATCGCAAAGTTGCGGGAGCTCTATGAATACGCCCGTAGTGAACAGCGCGCCGCAAGCGAAAGTTCGATGGTCGACGATGACGGTCTGAACGATGCGTTGCGCACCATCGAGATGGCGCTTGCCGATCTCGGTGACGACGGACTGAGCGATGCCGAGGAAAAAAGCGCCGCGACGCTTTAGCAGATGAACTACTTGCGCTTCTCGACTGCCGCTTTTTCTGCGGCGTCGAGTTTCTCGAGAAGGTCGAGAAGCTTGTCGGGAGTTCCTTCTTCGACAATGCCATCATAGAAGGTTCTCAGGCTGCCTTCGATAAGCCCGGTCGCCTTCTCGGTGATGAACTTTTCCGGTGGGTCGCCGTTTTCGCTGCCGGTGTTATTAGACGCCATTATGCCCCGTCCGTTGAGATGATTTCGAGGCCATTTATCCACCAAAAGGCGGCCGGCCGCACTTAATAATCGATGAGTTGAAAAAAAGTTCCGATGAAGGGAACTTTTTTCTGGACCAGACGTTTTCTTCCGGATTGAGTCTTGGTTTCCTAATCTGGAGATATTTCATATGTCGCTGACTGCACGCGTCGCTACCCACCTTCCATACCTCCGACGCTTTGCCCGGGCCGTAACCGGTTCTCAGACTTCTGGCGACGCCTATGTCGCCGCCATGCTCGAGGCTCTCATCGAGGATCTCTCGCTTTTCTGCGATACCGGCAATGACCGGGTCAGCCTCTACAGGCTGTTTGTTCAGATCTTCGAACGTCTGGATGTCGAGGTCGCGCCGCTGGAATCGCCCTTCGCCTGGGAAAAGCGGGCCGCGGCAAATCTTGCCAACCTGCCGAAGACGGAGCGCATTGCGTTCCTGCTCATCTCGGTTGAAGCATTTTCCCCCTCCGACGCCGCCAAGATTCTCGACGTTGACGAAGCGCAGTTCTCGCGCCTGATCGAGGAAGCCTCGCGACAGATTTCCCAGCAGGTTGCGACCGACATCATGATCATCGAGGACGAGCCGCTCATCGCGCTCGACATCGAGCAGATGGTCGAGGACCTCGGCCACCGGGTGACCGGCGTGGCGCGCACGCACACGGAAGCCGTCGCTCTCTTCAAGAAGAGCGCGCCGAAGATGATCCTCGCCGACATCCAGCTTGCCGACGGCAGCTCCGGTATCGACGCGGTCAACGATATCCTTAAAGAGGACATGATGCCGGTGATCTTCATCACGGCATTCCCGGAACGGCTGCTGACGGGGGAACGTCCCGAGCCGGCGTTCCTCGTGACCAAGCCGTTCAACCCGGACATGGTGAAGGCTCTGATCAGCCAGGCTCTGTTCTTCAACGAGAAGGTGAAGGAACAGGCGTAATAAATCGGCTGCGCAAACCGGTTTCGAAAGTTCATTTGCGGCACCGTCGGCGATGGTCGACGGGCGCCCCACAGAGGGTTTGACTGGTGCATAGATTGTCGTGGGTTGAGTCGGGGGAGATTGACGCGTTGTCGCGCGATTTCTTCATCCATGCTCTTCTCGATATGGGCGCCTGCTATCTGCTCTACGACGAGAGCGACAAGTGCATCT
Proteins encoded in this region:
- a CDS encoding anhydro-N-acetylmuramic acid kinase, which produces MDPIWAVGLMTGTVLDGNIDVALLKTDGESVEAFGSYTLAPYPAETRELLEETLRQARAWNFDGPEPEIFAKAEETLTRAQSAAVAALVRDAGLSMSDIGIVGFHGQTVLHRAPQPGRIGATRQLGDGALMSELLGVKVAYDFRSIDVRTGGQGAPLAAAYHAALLATADSNGRAAILNLGGVGNVTWTDGAGQLVAFDTGPANAPINDFVKRHGKGEMDIDGRFAGAGKVDEERLGRLLQHPYLTAPYPKSLDRFSFTADMADGLGLEDGAATLTAFTASAVGKALDLLPQRPTSIYVSGGGRHNPTLMKMLTERARVDVQPAEVLGWRGDAVEAECFAFLAVRVLRGLPISFPTTTGVPKPLTGGRLAG
- a CDS encoding response regulator codes for the protein MKASGKEVTIVMVEDDEGHAKLIEKNIRRAGVSNQIMPFTDGTSAMDYILGEDRSGEVSADRYLLILLDLNLPDMSGTEILEQVKNNQHTKRLPIVILTTTDDEMEIQRCYDLGANVYITKPVEYESFANAIRQLGLFFSVMQLP
- a CDS encoding sensor histidine kinase; this encodes MTFNKSFVRISLLMIIFGLAMLLAIIGSALLLVQRTHDSFQTLVDERAIRSSAADLFSLLQDAETGQRGYLLTLNEDFLTPYNEAVGEIRTAEAKLSGLIAGDQSYQGDMQPLYELIDSKLQEMASTIRLAKSGDTQQAIRVVQQGFGQKVMEGIRTRMQNIIDISDTHIQANIAKQLRGSVTLKWIVLGAGVAIVIVLGGAIFVIMRHIQSINATRREVLRLNEDLEQRVVERTDDLVKANQEIQRYAYIVTHDLRAPLVNIMGFTSELEMSLKQLQAYVLADGEPLSEQEITDARNAAREDVPEALAFIRSSTSKMDGLISAILKISRDGRRQLKPERFNLKEILDNSAASLHHIADSADGSIEVQSPPMFVVSDRLSLEQIFTNLIDNALKYRNKNRPPQVVIKASLKGKMLEAEVIDNGRGIGADDMERVFELFRRAGPQDQTGEGIGLAHVRSLARNLGGDISVRSEPGVGSTFTLRIPADLTQVLRSV
- a CDS encoding CsbD family protein, producing MNWNQIEGNWEQFKGKVQSQWGKLTNDDLDVVAGNRKQLAGRIQEAYGKSQEEAEKEIDTWLGRH
- a CDS encoding YqjD family protein; the protein is MATATVLKNNAKTDYASAADIEEQLQKLSADVAALTKTMADFGNGKMDEAVKQARTLKDDMVERSAVVAADTKKRLVSAESDFEDQVRAHPLAAIGIAAGVGFLAALMSKR
- a CDS encoding Dps family protein, which encodes MATTAKVLQAHSHAEDIDIGLTKAYRKEMAGHLTEILNGTYKLTIKSHIYHWNVVGPLFKPLHELTEAHYEALFAAADVIAERIRAIGHLAPVDMGATANFTPKAGDTAHDTAKGMVADLIADHEDAVKKMRKAGEKAGDAGDLVTEDMLTQHLTFHEKALWMLRAIISE
- a CDS encoding NepR family anti-sigma factor; this translates as MASNNTGSENGDPPEKFITEKATGLIEGSLRTFYDGIVEEGTPDKLLDLLEKLDAAEKAAVEKRK
- a CDS encoding response regulator, which produces MSLTARVATHLPYLRRFARAVTGSQTSGDAYVAAMLEALIEDLSLFCDTGNDRVSLYRLFVQIFERLDVEVAPLESPFAWEKRAAANLANLPKTERIAFLLISVEAFSPSDAAKILDVDEAQFSRLIEEASRQISQQVATDIMIIEDEPLIALDIEQMVEDLGHRVTGVARTHTEAVALFKKSAPKMILADIQLADGSSGIDAVNDILKEDMMPVIFITAFPERLLTGERPEPAFLVTKPFNPDMVKALISQALFFNEKVKEQA